CTGGCTTTTTAAAGAACTCCAACCTCTTTGGTTCGTATCGTATCATATACCTTCCGGTGCCTTGGCAATTCGAGCATACAACATCCTCGTAGTCGTCCATTCTGTCGTTCATCTGAGTCAGGAACCCAAACCCATGACAGAAGGAGCATAGCATCACCTTGTATCCATCGGCATCCAGCACATGTCTGGGTTTTGGTAGGGGCACAACATCTTGTGCCCTTACCGATATTTTAGAGTTTTCCACAACCCAACGTTTAGATGTCCGTGTATTTTAGAGCTACCCTGCGCATCTTCCCATTTTCTTCCGCCACGTCAACGTAGTAAAGGCGGTTGCCCGGCTCGGTTCGGATGGCCTTGTCAAATAGGTCGACCGCTTCTACAAATAGCTCCCATCCGGGGATCTTGTTGCGTTCTGCAGTAGCCTTATGGGCGCGTATCTCGTTAACGCTTGTTTGGTCTAGGTCGCCGCTACCCTTAAAGAGTAGGGAGTTTACCATGTCGCGGAGAAACGAGAACTTCTTAGACTCCTTTTCGTCCTTGTCGAACACAGCAAAGAACTCCTCAAACTTTGCCTTTACGATGCTCACGTAGGTCTTATCGAATATTAGCCTACGGGTGGTTCTGATATCAACGCCGATGGTCTTGTCGAAAGCCGAGAAGGTGAGCGATTCTGGCGTAGGTAGGCGCTTGTAGTCCTTTACTTGAGCATCCTTTAGCTTTGCCTCGTATACTTCCTGCTGGGCATCATCAACAGCATCGTTCAGCTCCTTTAGCGCCTTTTCTGCCTTAAGGGCACACCCGGCAATGCGCTGGGCATGCTTCTCTTCAACCTTTAGCACTGGATTAATAGCCCATGTATCCAGCTGCTTGCCGCTACCATCAGTCCAAACTTTACCTTTTTGCTTCATCTCTATTGTTTTTTAGTTGATTTTCTCGGTTTATTTCGTTCAAGTTTTCTTCCTTCAGTTCCTGCAGGCGGCGTTCCAGCGTTCGTGTATCTTCCGCAACCGCCTGATAGGTTCTCCGTTTGCGGTTTTCTGGTTTGCTCAACCAGTCATGTCGAGCATTTACCAGCTTGCTGAGGCTCTTTATATCCAGCACAAGAGCCTCTCGTGTGCTACGCTTATCCTTAACTTCCATAGCCTATTGCATTATTTGTAAGGGTTCGATATCGTATTTACCACTCAACGGAGGATCTATTCTATCCTCCAGCTGCTTCACCTTAAGTTCGGCAGCGCGGTAAAGGCGTAAATTCTTGTCCAAATCGTCGGTGGAGCACGTGCTTACTATTCGTTGCAGCTTATTAAGTTCCTTGTTGGCCTTTCTAAGCGCCCGCATGTACGTCCGTGTGTCATACTGTTTGGTTGGTTTTTCTTCGGTTTTCATGCTAATGGGTATTAGTTGAGATACGAGGCAACCTCTATCTCGGCTTTGGTTAGGTTATCCACGAATTTTAAGTCCTTTTGCTTTTTGATAAAGGCGTTGTAGATTGATCGTAGGCGCTCCAGCGGGATATCGTTAAACGCCTTGGTTTCCGCAGCCCTGCAGGCGATAGACTTAATCAGCTTGATATCGTTCTCCCGGCCCATTGCAGTAAGCCATCCGCCTATGGCGGCAATAACGCGCTTGCGGTATTTATCCAGCTCCCTTTTTTGTGGATTCAGCTCGCATTCCAGCTTGTCGCAAAGTTCTGCGAGCTGCTTCGAGGTTAAGTCCGTG
This window of the uncultured Acetobacteroides sp. genome carries:
- a CDS encoding phage protein GemA/Gp16 family protein, with protein sequence MQTVHEKYLIKRLHTLFGRLGFDKESKREMLFENYGVTSSTDLTSKQLAELCDKLECELNPQKRELDKYRKRVIAAIGGWLTAMGRENDIKLIKSIACRAAETKAFNDIPLERLRSIYNAFIKKQKDLKFVDNLTKAEIEVASYLN